In Myotis daubentonii chromosome 16, mMyoDau2.1, whole genome shotgun sequence, one DNA window encodes the following:
- the MMD gene encoding monocyte to macrophage differentiation factor, translated as MRFQNRFQRFMNHRAPANGRYKPTCYEHAANCYTHAFLIVPAIVGSALLHRLSDDCWEKITAWIYGMGLCALFIVSTVFHMVSWKKSHLRTVEQCFHMCDRMVIYFFIAASYAPWLNLRELGPLASHMRWFIWLMAAGGTIYVFLYHEKYKLVELLFYLTMGFSPALVVTSMNNTEGLHELACGGLIYCLGVVFFKSDGIIPFAHAIWHLFVATAAAVHYYAIWKYLYRSPTDFVRHL; from the exons ATGAGGTTCCAGAATCGATTCCAGCG GTTCATGAACCACCGGGCCCCAGCCAATGGCCGCTACAAACCAACTTGTTATGAACATGCTGCTAACTGTTACACACATGCA TTCCTCATTGTCCCGGCCATCGTGGGCAGCGCCCTCCTCCATCGGCTGTCTGACGACTGCTGGGAGAAGATAACAGCATGGATCTATGGCATGGGCCTGTGTGCCCTCTTCATCGTCTCCACAGTATTTCACATGGTGTCATGGAAAAAGAGCCACCTAAG GACAGTGGAGCAATGTTTCCACATGTGTGATAGAATGGTTATCTATTTCTTCATTGCTGCGTCTTATGCGCCATG gtTAAATCTCCGTGAACTTGGACCCCTGGCATCTCATATGCGTTGGTTTATCTGGCTCATGGCAGCTGGAGGAACCATTTATGTATTTCTCTACCATgaaaa GTATAAGTTGGTTGAGCTCCTTTTCTATCTCACAATGGGCTTCTCTCCAGCCTTGGTGGTGACATCAATG AACAACACGGAGGGACTTCATGAGCTCGCCTGCGGGGGCCTGATTTACTGCCTGGGCGTGGTCTTCTTCAAGAGCGATGGCATCATCCCGTTCGCCCATGCCATCTGGCACCTGTTTGTGGCCACGGCCGCCGCCGTGCACTACTACGCCATCTGGAAGTATCTTTACCGGAGCCCCACAGACTTCGTGCGCCACTTATGA